A part of Terriglobales bacterium genomic DNA contains:
- a CDS encoding alpha/beta fold hydrolase yields MPEPKPPLISAPVEERFATVDGIRVRYLHGGEGPVLVLIHGLMGYSFSWRLNFTALVQQNTVVAVDLPGVGFSERPRGMDSSLAASAERMLRFLDLLGIRECDLLGTSHGGALAMKMAALEVRRGGDTIRRLVLAAPANRWSRHGKILSRLLGSGPSRTLLPVLFPWLAPLLKSWFLRRQYGDPRRIPPGTLEGYRAPLRVPGMTEYALEVLRHLNRDLGQLAAELPRIAGIPTLFLWGTRDPVVLPDSIAPLRRNFPQSELVMLEGAGHLPYEEMPEQFNRAVRGFLAKEAPREAGHVTIESG; encoded by the coding sequence ATGCCTGAGCCCAAACCACCCTTGATTTCCGCCCCGGTCGAGGAGCGCTTCGCGACCGTGGACGGCATCCGCGTGCGCTACCTGCACGGCGGCGAGGGGCCGGTGTTGGTCCTGATCCACGGGCTCATGGGGTATTCGTTCTCCTGGCGGTTGAACTTCACCGCGCTGGTGCAGCAGAACACGGTCGTGGCCGTGGACTTGCCCGGCGTGGGATTCTCGGAACGCCCGCGCGGGATGGATAGTTCGCTTGCCGCCTCGGCGGAGCGCATGCTGCGCTTCCTGGACCTGCTGGGTATCCGGGAATGCGACCTGCTGGGAACGTCGCACGGCGGGGCGCTGGCCATGAAGATGGCGGCACTCGAAGTCCGGCGCGGAGGCGACACCATCCGGCGGCTGGTGCTGGCCGCGCCCGCGAACCGCTGGTCCCGCCATGGCAAGATCCTCTCCCGGCTGCTGGGAAGCGGTCCCAGCCGCACCCTGCTGCCGGTTCTGTTTCCCTGGCTGGCCCCGCTGCTCAAGAGCTGGTTCCTCCGGCGGCAGTATGGCGACCCGCGGCGCATCCCACCGGGGACGCTCGAGGGATACCGCGCGCCGCTCCGCGTGCCGGGCATGACCGAGTACGCGCTGGAAGTGCTGCGGCACCTGAACCGCGACCTGGGTCAACTGGCGGCCGAGTTGCCGCGCATTGCCGGAATCCCGACCTTGTTCCTGTGGGGAACGCGCGACCCGGTCGTGCTGCCGGATTCCATCGCCCCGCTGCGCCGCAATTTCCCGCAGTCCGAACTGGTGATGCTGGAAGGCGCGGGCCACCTGCCCTACGAAGAGATGCCGGAGCAGTTCAACCGCGCCGTGCGGGGATTCCTGGCGAAAGAGGCGCCGCGCGAGGCCGGCCATGTCACAATCGAGAGTGGATGA
- a CDS encoding PGPGW domain-containing protein, with protein MKAALKRALLLVLGWGFVLVGIAGLFLPILQGVLMILIGLFILSSEYVWAHHLLEKMKARYPKLAGKLEQAKDKGGEWIRRVFHKEAAAQREKQAESKD; from the coding sequence ATGAAGGCTGCGCTTAAACGCGCCCTGCTGCTGGTGCTGGGCTGGGGATTCGTGCTGGTGGGCATCGCGGGACTCTTTCTGCCCATCCTGCAGGGCGTGCTGATGATCCTGATCGGCCTGTTCATCCTCTCTAGCGAGTACGTCTGGGCGCACCACCTGCTCGAGAAGATGAAAGCGCGATACCCCAAACTGGCAGGAAAGCTGGAGCAGGCGAAGGATAAGGGCGGTGAGTGGATCAGGCGCGTGTTCCACAAGGAAGCCGCGGCCCAGAGAGAAAAGCAGGCGGAAAGCAAAGACTGA
- a CDS encoding DUF58 domain-containing protein: MFAAIKSILSGFEREAWIRFFIAVTGLAVAFAAAVFSTVFREQGNVFATAVAASLALLIAGLVAVTSVPYLARRVALERVREAFDYDVTREGVVYLVMALVIGIAGLNTGNNLLFIIVSAMLAGILVSGVASAGVLRGLNLEVALPMHLFAGRTVAARITLRNTRRTAPSFSVSVVPPRLKKAEHHWRWERSVFAFPGNRSPEQQWLRMPDLALRRVTTAAVESGILRQPVYFPYLPARAARTADLELRFERRGRYRQDGLGLATRFPFSFLVKTRRVPFRREVIVYPSVEPTDELFEVLPLITGEFEAFVRGRGYDLYRIREYMPEDSARHVDWKATAKSMSLKVREFTREDERKLRIVWDNPPPGVVTTAAYENAVALGASLAWHFAGEDTDLSFAAAGYAGLGDVYDFLSYLALVEPQAEASVLDSLEVTDDYNVILTARPRGSIPTRLWACSYFIFLEKEARTAAKD, translated from the coding sequence ATGTTCGCAGCCATCAAGTCGATTCTTTCGGGTTTCGAGCGCGAAGCCTGGATCCGCTTCTTCATCGCGGTCACCGGGCTGGCGGTGGCGTTCGCGGCGGCGGTGTTCTCCACCGTGTTCCGCGAGCAGGGCAACGTGTTCGCCACAGCGGTAGCGGCGTCTCTAGCCTTGCTGATCGCCGGGCTGGTGGCGGTGACCTCGGTACCGTATCTGGCGCGGCGCGTCGCCCTGGAGCGTGTGCGCGAAGCCTTCGACTACGACGTGACTCGCGAAGGTGTGGTGTACCTCGTCATGGCGCTGGTGATCGGAATCGCGGGGCTCAACACCGGGAACAATCTGCTGTTCATCATCGTGTCCGCCATGCTGGCCGGGATATTGGTGTCCGGGGTGGCGTCGGCGGGCGTGCTGCGCGGGCTGAATCTGGAGGTCGCGCTGCCCATGCACCTGTTCGCAGGGCGCACGGTGGCGGCGCGCATCACGCTGCGCAACACGCGGCGCACGGCGCCTTCGTTTTCGGTGAGCGTGGTACCGCCGCGCCTGAAGAAGGCCGAGCACCACTGGCGGTGGGAGCGCTCGGTGTTCGCCTTCCCGGGGAACCGGTCGCCGGAGCAGCAGTGGTTGCGCATGCCGGACCTGGCGCTGCGCCGCGTGACTACGGCGGCGGTGGAGAGCGGCATCCTGAGGCAGCCGGTGTACTTCCCCTATCTGCCGGCGCGCGCGGCGCGGACCGCGGACCTCGAATTGCGCTTTGAGCGGCGCGGGCGCTATCGCCAGGACGGCCTGGGCCTGGCCACGCGCTTCCCGTTTTCCTTCCTGGTAAAGACGCGGCGCGTGCCATTCCGGCGCGAGGTGATCGTGTATCCCTCGGTCGAGCCCACGGACGAGCTCTTCGAAGTGCTTCCGCTCATCACCGGCGAATTCGAAGCGTTCGTGCGCGGACGCGGCTACGACCTCTATCGCATCCGCGAATACATGCCGGAGGACTCGGCGCGGCACGTGGATTGGAAGGCGACGGCGAAGTCCATGTCGCTGAAGGTGCGCGAATTCACCCGCGAGGACGAGCGCAAGCTGCGCATCGTGTGGGACAACCCGCCGCCCGGCGTGGTCACCACAGCCGCTTACGAAAACGCCGTGGCCTTGGGAGCTTCGCTGGCTTGGCACTTCGCCGGCGAAGACACCGACCTTTCCTTCGCCGCGGCCGGATACGCCGGCCTGGGCGACGTGTACGACTTCCTCAGCTACCTGGCGCTGGTCGAGCCGCAAGCGGAAGCTTCCGTGCTGGATTCGCTCGAGGTCACCGACGACTACAACGTCATCCTCACGGCCCGGCCACGAGGGTCCATTCCCACGCGTTTGTGGGCGTGTTCCTATTTCATCTTCCTGGAAAAAGAAGCGCGGACGGCCGCAAAGGACTAG
- a CDS encoding CBS domain-containing protein — translation MTTVQDLIRNRPTFTVEADQSVLKAVEMMVEKNIGAVAVVRGGELVGIFSERDLMKRVVAGNRSPGLTKVAEVMTPRPYTVSSNERFQQCMFLMREHGFRHLPVVDENGKLCGLISLRDVLLRDLTEKDDEVRMMRAYITQQVPGGES, via the coding sequence ATGACTACCGTTCAAGATCTGATTCGCAACCGTCCTACCTTCACCGTGGAGGCGGACCAGTCCGTATTGAAAGCGGTGGAGATGATGGTGGAGAAGAACATCGGCGCGGTGGCGGTGGTGCGCGGGGGTGAGCTGGTGGGCATCTTCTCCGAGCGCGATCTGATGAAGCGGGTGGTCGCGGGCAACCGCAGTCCCGGCCTGACCAAGGTGGCGGAAGTCATGACGCCGCGCCCTTACACCGTCTCCTCCAACGAGCGCTTCCAGCAGTGCATGTTCCTCATGCGCGAGCACGGCTTCCGCCACCTGCCGGTGGTCGACGAGAACGGCAAGCTGTGCGGGCTCATCTCGCTGCGCGACGTCCTGCTGCGCGACCTGACGGAAAAAGATGACGAGGTGCGCATGATGCGCGCCTACATCACCCAGCAGGTGCCCGGCGGGGAGAGCTAG
- a CDS encoding FAD-linked oxidase C-terminal domain-containing protein, producing the protein MQFSSVAKRLRAIVGRDAVLDRPEDLMLYEYDGGLARSTPRAVVFPRSTQQVVEVVKLAREAQVPIVPRGAGTGLSGGAIARTGGIILGFARMNRILEVDLENQRAVVEPGVVNLELSNTTARHGYYFAPDPSSQKACTIGGNVAENSGGPHTLAYGVTVNHVTGLEVVLADGRVVEFGGKAPEAAGYDLTGFFVGSEGTLGIATKITVKLSRLPEAVATMLAIFHTIEDAAHTVVAITAEGITPAALEMLDGWTLRTVEEATHAGYPLDSGAVLLIEIEGLREEVEEQAEATRTVCLRQRAREVRRARDERERQLLWAGRKNAFGAIGRISPSYYVQDGVIPRTRIPATLEFIAGVGRKYGFQIGNVFHAGDGNLHPLILFDPRDADQTRRAHAAGKDILEYCVSIGGSITGEHGVGMEKDHLMPLLFSASDLEVMARLRNAFNPESVLNPEKMIPLRGCRETDAARHPGAGLGAGATA; encoded by the coding sequence ATGCAATTCTCCTCCGTCGCAAAGCGGCTGCGCGCCATCGTCGGTCGTGACGCCGTCCTCGACCGTCCCGAGGACCTCATGCTTTACGAATACGACGGAGGCCTGGCGCGCTCCACGCCGCGCGCGGTGGTGTTTCCCCGCAGCACGCAGCAAGTGGTTGAGGTCGTCAAGCTGGCGCGCGAAGCGCAGGTGCCCATAGTGCCGCGCGGCGCCGGCACCGGCCTGAGCGGAGGAGCCATCGCGCGCACCGGCGGCATCATCCTGGGCTTCGCGCGCATGAACCGCATCCTGGAAGTGGACCTGGAGAACCAGCGCGCCGTGGTCGAGCCCGGGGTGGTCAATCTTGAGCTGAGCAACACCACCGCCCGCCACGGCTACTACTTCGCGCCCGATCCCTCGAGCCAGAAGGCCTGCACCATCGGCGGCAACGTGGCCGAAAACTCCGGCGGACCGCACACCCTGGCTTACGGTGTGACCGTCAACCACGTCACCGGCCTGGAGGTGGTGCTGGCAGACGGGCGCGTGGTCGAGTTCGGCGGCAAAGCACCCGAGGCCGCCGGCTACGACCTGACCGGCTTCTTCGTGGGCTCGGAGGGAACGCTCGGCATCGCGACAAAAATCACGGTGAAGCTGTCGCGACTGCCGGAAGCGGTGGCCACAATGCTGGCCATCTTTCACACCATCGAAGATGCGGCCCATACGGTGGTCGCCATCACAGCCGAAGGCATCACGCCGGCCGCGCTCGAGATGCTGGATGGCTGGACGCTGCGCACCGTCGAAGAAGCCACGCACGCCGGTTACCCGCTGGATTCGGGCGCCGTCCTGCTGATCGAGATCGAGGGCCTGCGCGAGGAAGTGGAAGAGCAGGCGGAGGCCACGCGTACCGTCTGCCTGCGGCAGCGCGCGCGCGAGGTACGGCGCGCCCGCGACGAGCGCGAGCGGCAACTGCTGTGGGCGGGGCGCAAGAACGCCTTCGGCGCCATCGGGCGCATCTCGCCTTCGTACTACGTGCAGGACGGCGTCATCCCGCGCACCCGCATCCCGGCCACCCTGGAGTTCATCGCCGGAGTGGGACGAAAGTACGGCTTCCAGATCGGCAACGTCTTCCACGCCGGCGACGGCAACCTGCATCCCCTGATCCTGTTCGATCCGCGCGATGCCGACCAGACCCGGCGCGCCCACGCCGCCGGCAAGGACATCCTGGAATATTGCGTCTCTATCGGCGGTTCCATCACCGGAGAACACGGCGTGGGAATGGAAAAAGATCACCTGATGCCGCTGCTGTTTTCCGCCAGCGACCTGGAGGTGATGGCGCGGCTGAGGAACGCCTTCAATCCCGAGTCCGTGCTCAATCCGGAGAAGATGATCCCGCTGCGCGGCTGCCGCGAGACAGACGCGGCGCGGCATCCCGGCGCGGGACTGGGTGCAGGAGCCACGGCATGA